CCTCATTGACGTCGCTGACCTTTGACGGCGACGTGCTAGTGGGATGGAACTATGAAGAGCCAGCACTGGCGCTCTTGGAGGCGGCTCAGGACATGACACCGGGGGCCTCGAAGGCTGCGGTACGCCGATAAGTCTGGGTGGAACGCGCCAGAGCCTCTAGGCGTCCTCTTCGTCCTCGTCACCCGTCTGGTTGGTGTCGTCGTCCTCGTCTGAAGGTGGCATCTGAGGAGAATCGTTGGGTCTGCGAACTGGGCGGCTGCGGTGCTGACGTCGAGAGATGCGGTCCGCAAGGTCGGAAAGTGCTTCAGGATTGTCGTCGGGGCGCGAGGACCGGGGTGGGCTCGAGTCGGGAGAAGTGCCGACCCTGCGCTGTTCCGCACGGGTAACAAGCCCCACGATGATCCATGCAAGTGGCCCGATTATCGGAATGAGCACGATGACGGCTAACCAAACCCAACGATTGACGCGGCCGGGCGTCCACGTGCGTGACCGAGATACCCAATCGGAGATTGCGTAAATCGTTATCGCGAGGGCGAGTACCACCAGCATGATGCGTGCCATGCTTCCACTCTAAACGGTCCCGACTAAATAGCAGAGCTCAGTGCCAAGCCAGCACCCACAAGAACTCCGTAGGCAAGCGCATAAAGCCCGGTATTCCGTAGGGAACCCAAGAGGGCCAGGCCCTTTGCGCCCTTGGCGATAGTCACTGCCCCGGGTAGCCCAGCAAGTAGGAGCGCCGCCGCGATGAGCCACCAGTAGGTGTTCCCGACACCGGCAAGCGCGACTGCCCCAAGTAGCAGACCACCGACGATCATCACCGTGTAGGCGACACGGGATGCCCCGTCTCCCAGCCGTACAGCCAGGGTGTTCTTGCCGACCTGGGAGTCCGTGGGGATGTCGCGAATGTTGTTGACCATAAGGAGAGCGACAGAGATCAGCCCTATCCCGCTCGCTGCGCACCACACCCACCACGGCAGGTTGGTGGTTTGAACGTAGGTTGTGCCAACGGTTGCAACCAAGCCGAAGAACACGAAGACGAATAGTTCCGACAGTCCAACTCCCATGTAGCCGTAGGGGCGGCTGCCTCCCGTGTAGAACCACGCGGCGCCGACGCTAGCAAGGCCTACGGCCACCATCCACCAGTGTCCGGACCAAGCGATCAGCGCGAGTCCTAGAACACCTGCAACACCGAAGGTGAAGAGGGCGAAGGCAAGCACTTGGCGGGCTGGAACCAACCCGCTTGCAGTGAGGCGCGTGGGACCGACCCGGTCCTGGTCTGTACCGCGAATTCCGTCTGAATAGTCATTGGCTAGGTTGACCCCAATTTGCAGGGCCAGTGCGACGCCGAGGGCGAGGAGGGATTTCCCTATTGAGAACGCACCAAGATTGAAGGCAGCACCTCCACCGACGAGGACGGGTGCGGCCGCGGCGGGGAGTGTGCGCAGTCGTGCGCCCTCGAGCCAGTCTTTTGCAGAAGCCATGGGTTTATCTAACGTCGCCACACGTCTCCTTGGCGAATCAAATCATTGATTTGTTGCTTTGCCAACGTCCTATCCACTTTTCCGAGGGATGTGAGTGGGATCTGCTTGATGAACCCAACCGTCCTGGGGGCTGCGGCATTGCCAAGGTTACCGCGGACCGCTTCGCGCAGCTGCCGGGCGCGCATTTCCCTCTGGGGAAGGGATAACGCATCATCGTGTTCGACCAGCAGCGCGACCTGTTGCCCCCACATTGGGTCGGGCAGCGCGAGGGCGCAAACTCGGCCCATTCCCAGAGATGAAGCAGCTTCCTCTACCGCCCGTAGGTTCACTTTGACACCTCCGGATTTGATGATGTCATCGACGCGACCGGTGATTCTTAAGGTTCCGTCCTCGGCAATTTCCCCAAGGTCAGAGGTTCTGAACCAGGCTTGACCGTCCTCGTACAGCAGGGGCGCGGGTTCGTCGAAGTATCCGCTCATAAGCATGGATCCCGCAATGAGAATGATGCCGTCAGAGTCGATTTTCACCGTTGCGCACTCCAGTGGAATCCCGTCGTAAACACATCCTCCGCTAGTTTCGGTCATCCCGTACGTACGAACGACACGGGCCCGAATTTGCTTGGCACGCTCAGTTAGGGACGGGTCTATGAAGCCCCCGCCGACGAGGACGTAATCCAGGCAAGACAATGCCTGCGGTGCTTCATTGAGGCATGCAAGAAGTTGGGGGGAAACGAGGGACGTGTAGAGAGGAACAGAAGAAGGAGTGCACGCACGCGCCTCGGTGACCAACTGGGCGAAGTCCTTGGCATTGAACTTGCCCGATGGAGCAAGGATCGGAGTGTGTCCGCTGATAGCTGCTCGGACGACGGTTTGAATGCCGGCAATGTGATTGAGTGGGAGCGTTGTGATCCACTGCCCCGGACTGCCGAGGACGTTGTTCGTCGCTTCTGCTGAGGCAAGCAGAGCATCGGTGCTGAGGCAGACAAGGTGTGGGTGTTGCATTGTCGAGCCAGAAGTCGCGATGATGAGTTCGTGGGGTTGC
This genomic stretch from Schaalia sp. JY-X169 harbors:
- a CDS encoding PLD nuclease N-terminal domain-containing protein; the protein is MARIMLVVLALAITIYAISDWVSRSRTWTPGRVNRWVWLAVIVLIPIIGPLAWIIVGLVTRAEQRRVGTSPDSSPPRSSRPDDNPEALSDLADRISRRQHRSRPVRRPNDSPQMPPSDEDDDTNQTGDEDEEDA
- a CDS encoding 1,4-dihydroxy-2-naphthoate polyprenyltransferase; amino-acid sequence: MASAKDWLEGARLRTLPAAAAPVLVGGGAAFNLGAFSIGKSLLALGVALALQIGVNLANDYSDGIRGTDQDRVGPTRLTASGLVPARQVLAFALFTFGVAGVLGLALIAWSGHWWMVAVGLASVGAAWFYTGGSRPYGYMGVGLSELFVFVFFGLVATVGTTYVQTTNLPWWVWCAASGIGLISVALLMVNNIRDIPTDSQVGKNTLAVRLGDGASRVAYTVMIVGGLLLGAVALAGVGNTYWWLIAAALLLAGLPGAVTIAKGAKGLALLGSLRNTGLYALAYGVLVGAGLALSSAI
- a CDS encoding AMP-binding protein, whose translation is MMVQLLSTSDRDVAVNTLVKHIFAGQTTLAVLDQDNEVLRNRLKGSTPHRQVGGEQPHELIIATSGSTMQHPHLVCLSTDALLASAEATNNVLGSPGQWITTLPLNHIAGIQTVVRAAISGHTPILAPSGKFNAKDFAQLVTEARACTPSSVPLYTSLVSPQLLACLNEAPQALSCLDYVLVGGGFIDPSLTERAKQIRARVVRTYGMTETSGGCVYDGIPLECATVKIDSDGIILIAGSMLMSGYFDEPAPLLYEDGQAWFRTSDLGEIAEDGTLRITGRVDDIIKSGGVKVNLRAVEEAASSLGMGRVCALALPDPMWGQQVALLVEHDDALSLPQREMRARQLREAVRGNLGNAAAPRTVGFIKQIPLTSLGKVDRTLAKQQINDLIRQGDVWRR